The window CGTGCTACCACCGCATGCCCGCTCATCACCGCCAGGTGCAACGCTGTGTGGCCATAGTCATTCGGGAGGTCCAGCCAGTATTTGTCTGGACATACCCTAATGAGTGTGCTCACTGACTTCTGGCACCCGTGTACTGCCGAGATGTGTAACTGTCTGCAAATTACATATGTGTGTCAATAAATAGATTTAAATGCATGTTATGATTCATTGTCTAGTGGTTAGTTATGCCAGAGGAAAGATGTCTTGTTGCTAATGAGAGAAGTATCGTTATTATAATACAATGGTTTATTTAATAGTGTAGCATTTACTTAATGGTACAAATGGATTTGCGTTTTTGTTACCACAATAAGTGTTGTGGGCGAGAATTAACCAAAACACAAtatcaacaattattattatgctttttGTGTTAAAGgttatctattattttttaatcagtATAAGACAACTGACTGactaataaacaataataactgACTGAAGTTTTAATATCATTATTTTCTTACGcatttaattattacatttaatcACAGTAGTTTCTTGTCTTGTTGACACAAAggagatatataatatatatattggtattcataaaaaaaaaacatgccaAGTACGATACGCCCGCGCATCACTGGGTTCTGTAGACAtgacagatgatgatgataatcaaGAAACATTTGCCATGTAATGGGCCAGACTTTAACTTTATACTTTTCTCATTTGATAGGGTAGGTACATTAGGTAATATATTTTGTTCAGGGGTCACAACAGAATCACCTTTAGTTTGTTAATTAAGAGAAGCATATAATAGGATGATGAATGATAATAGATGGATAATCATTGTGAATTTGTGACTTATTTAAACAGATAGACATGACACCACTAACTTGACTGCAGAACCCTAAAAAATGCTATAATAAGATGactaataaactatttatttatttagtaaacagagtacctacctagttgAATCATCATAACTTTAAAATACAGATTGTCAACGatgacttaataaatataccattttgtattaaattaaatttttacaataggaACTGATTATTTATGTCAAAACTGTATATTATAGGAAATATAAAAGATTCTAGAAGGgcctaattaaattaatatgttagtatgaataacaataacataatgCTTGGAAAAACCTATTAATAACATGAACACAAAGcaggaagtttttttttaatattatttgtgataaacatgaaagaaaaaaatatctaaacataatattagatttactaataatattattattatatattttactttacttttatttaaatggAGGTACAATGTTATATGTAGGTAGATATTTAATATATGTTAGTgacaatgttagtgacatcataacaaaaactttgagggtgattgattgataagttggtatctagtgaaattttccatcgcaaaagtatagaactgaaaataatttaaagcaacactgaaattttcatgaattttctgacaggaaattccacttgatatcaatatttttctcatatagaatcatggtctgaatcaccccccccAGTATTttttatggtgtcactaacatcctgtatatattttttattataatggtggtagtagtagtagcatatactttatatttaattttaaaagttttaaaagtcACTTAACAAGTCTAATTACATAATGAATGGTAACTGTAATATGgatgtaatatatttaaaaaaaaattgcaattaaaataaataaagtgcaaAACTTGTATTAAGAGTTGTGagtttattttcataatgtAAAATGACAATGAGGCCATCTGTCCCACATTTACTGAAATTATATTCTATACCTAAAGATTCTTTAGGTatacattataatttaattataatggtACAGAAGGTGGCAATTCCTTGCAGGGAATCTTTAGGTATAGAATATGATTTcagatgtttttctttttttaatacattaaaCATGTATGTGATGTTTTcttttgtgtgtaataaagagttattgaatttaatacaaataatatggTGGTTATGAATGGAACAGAATAAGTAGTAGGAAAGACAATTTACAAATACTGATTATCAATACTTGGGTGGGTTGATCAGCCACCACAGATATCTTATAAATTAGTTAGAAATCAGTCACTTTACTGGGCATCATATCTACTTAGTTGGAGACATCTGTGGTATATAATAATGGTACCACAGAAAAGAAAACGAAGGAATATTTGATATGGCTGTATTGTGAAGTTTGTTTATATTTCATACCAATCTATGTTCTCAAGTTGTGTTCGTGTAACTCAGTTTCTATCTTGACAGATATAATTCTATCCTATGATAGGCTAAACTCAGATTTGGAAGCAGGTTTAGTTCATTATAAGTGATTATACAAAGGGGTGAAGGGAAAAGCAGTGCAAGTATAACTTATGTATTGAGTCTCAAaagttattgtaggtttgcagTCATGTCATATATTGCATGGATATTGTATAGAATGTGGAGTACTTAcgtatcaccatcatcatcctGCTGGAAGAGGAAGGCGAGCGGTGGGATGTCGGCCCCTTCCAGCGGCAAGGGCGCAGGCGTGTCGCTCACTCGCAGCGACTGCAGGCACTCCGACATGCACAGGTCCAGCCCACTGTCGAGGTCACCACGCTGCTCATTATCACACTTCACATTCCCACTATCACTAGCTCCCACTGATTCTTTCGACTCCTCCTGTGACTCTTCTGGGTCTCCGGGCAACCTGTCGATAGGCCCCGACAGAAAACCAGAGTCCGAGTTGTCGTCATCGGGAATTTTTGTTTGAAAACCTTTATTGGCACTCATTTTGTTTGGAATTCACTACACTAAGGTCAACCGcgataaaatattgttaatgttttactgtttgtttcaCAGCTACGATCTGCGCGAAAGCATTTTTTGATAAGAATAGAAAAGTTTCGCGGACAAACAACCGATACGCTACGGAAACGCGTGCGCAATGAATGGaataaataatagcaaaatTCTCCTTCGCTAGCTACTACGACGGAAAATGGAACATGACGAAATAATGACGTTCGGATTCGGATACACGTTCgtagtttttattgtttttgctcCACAATCACTTTATAGAGGACGCTTCGATCCACACACGTCCAAGCTCAACGGTGAAAGTGACTGGAATGCAAGACTGCAAGACGTCTTTTTGTTTTCAACGAATGATTATAAATGTATTTTCCGTGACTGGTTTTTTCAAACGCGGTTTGTATAATTCTAAGTAACGTATTCTAATGTGATTGTGACTCGTGGGTAGGATAGCTTGCCGTTTATAATCATGCATGCATGACTGATTATTGGTTTAGATTtaatttacagttttttttttaattttgtacttttttaaataactaatttGTGTTTAATGTATCCGAACATAAGTCAGCTGTTTTTTGACACATGAAATTGTTTAActcaggctttttggcgggaggcgggaacgggacagttgctttcttcattgaataatctaaataattaatacgaagtggtgttttgtggttaatgatcgcattaagttagtcggaagacattcgcgagtgttattatattggagtattcaataaacaaagtgtatctgcctattttcgcttcgtgtcaggaagccgcttcataactcaaaagtttatgcggacttttgagttaattcgtttggggttcggagtaggagtctactccgagggtgggggcttaggtttcatcatcatcacctttcatcatttcattaatcatcaagaaaaaaaaatacgtcagacatggctgtatgggcatagttccctttgccttacccttcggggaaaaccaaaccaaaaaaaaaaaaaaattgtttaactCATTGTTTGTTTACGTCTATTCTATTTAcggaggctttttggcgggaaacgggaacgggacagttgctttcttcattgagtaatctaaataattaatacgaagtggtgttttgtggttaatgatcgcattaagttagtcggaagacattcgcgagtgttattatattggagtattcaataaacaaagtgtatctgcctattttcgcttcgtgtcaggaagccgcttcataactcaaaagtttatgcggacttttgagttaattcgtttggggttcggagtaggagtctactccgagggtgggggcttaggttgcatcatcatcacctttcatcatttcattaatcatcaagaaaaaaaatacgtcagacatggctgtatgggcatagttccctttgccttacccttcggggaaaaccaaaacaaaaaaaaaaaaaaaaatctatttacgGATTTTTCTCaggattttaattatttttatgagttttaataaattaattatgattttatacatataaatgtgaggttgtaaattttatttactaaaaaagcGAGCTTTTAAGAAAACTGGTTAACACTTgcagttttactttttattgtagttttaaCTGTGCAAAATGTTTGGCGAAAAAGTAATTGAGTTATTGAAGGAAGCCGAAAGGAATCCTGACACAATCGATCAATTTAATGTGAgtatattgaagcaattcaagtTAAGGTTTCATGACAGTGAACATAACCTATAAAACTTAGTTAACAAACAAATCTAACATTTCAGGATGAGCAAATCCGGCAGATCATAGAAGAAATGCAgatattgtttaaattaaatatgaatGATGCGTAAGTAAttactcattttttttaaagatattgaAGCACACATTAAGATTgggttatttacataatattgagTTTGACTTTTCTATTAACAATTGTTACATTTGTATATTTACAGTAATGCAACAACAGAGAACAAGTCTCTGTGGACAACAGTGCAGGTGCGACATTCAGCTTTGGAACGTAACAAGCGCTGTCTCCTTGCCTACTTATATAGTAGAATGAATAAGATCAAAACACTACGCTGGGAGTTTGGTTCCGTCTTGCCTCCCGATGTACGCGAAT is drawn from Pectinophora gossypiella chromosome 7, ilPecGoss1.1, whole genome shotgun sequence and contains these coding sequences:
- the LOC126368232 gene encoding DNA replication complex GINS protein PSF1-like — translated: MFGEKVIELLKEAERNPDTIDQFNDEQIRQIIEEMQILFKLNMNDANATTENKSLWTTVQVRHSALERNKRCLLAYLYSRMNKIKTLRWEFGSVLPPDVRELLSDDEYEWFSKYSTNLASYMRSLGQDIGYSGIDLTENLKPPKSLYIEVLCMVDYGKLELEDGDVIMLKKNSRHFLPTSECQTLIRQGILKQIL